One Pleurocapsa sp. PCC 7327 DNA segment encodes these proteins:
- the acnB gene encoding bifunctional aconitate hydratase 2/2-methylisocitrate dehydratase: MLEAYRKHVAERAALGIPPLPLNAQQTSELCELLKNSPQELQQELLMLLTDRVPPGVDEAAYVKAGFLTAIAKGDITSPVISPLEAVKLLGTMVGGYNVHSLIELLKSRDTDIASVAAEALSKTLLVFDAFNEILELSETNPYAKQVIDSWANGEWFIARPKLPEAITVTVFKVPGETNTDDLSPAPHATTRPDIPLHATVMLETRMPGALDTIAELKKKGHPVAYVGDVVGTGSSRKSAINSVLWHIGQDIPYVPNKRSGGYILGGKIAPIFFNTAEDSGALPIECDVTKMNTGNVITIYPYKGEITNKAGEIISTFTLKPETILDEVRAGGRIPLLIGRSLTDKTRHALGLKPSPLFVRPKMPEDTGKGFTLAQKMVGKACGLPGVRPGTSCEPIMTTVGSQDTTGPMTRDELKELACLGFSADLVLQSFCHTAAYPKPVDIKTHHELPDFFATRGGVALRPGDGIIHSWLNRMLLPDTVGTGGDSHTRFPLGISFPAGSGLVAFAAALGVMPLDMPESVLVRFSGELQPGVTLRDIVNAIPYVAMQQGKLTVSKENKKNVFNGRIMEMEGLPDLKVEQAFELTDATAERSCGGCTIKLSIETVSEYLRSNVALLKNMVARGYQDARTIMRRVEKMEQWLANPILMEADADAEYVDVIEVNLSEIKEPIVAAPNDPDNVKLMSECAGDKIDEVFIGSCMTNIGHYRAAAKILEGAGHVKVRLWICPPTRMDEKQLREEGVYGIFAAAGARTEMPGCSLCMGNQARVEDGATVFSTSTRNFNNRMGKDARVYLGSAELAAVCALLGRIPTVEEYMSIVAEKINPFAGELYRYLNFDQIAGFEDEGRVIPLEEMPKIEDILGIPAGTLK; encoded by the coding sequence ATGTTAGAAGCCTATCGCAAACACGTCGCCGAAAGAGCAGCATTAGGCATCCCCCCCTTACCACTAAACGCACAACAAACCTCCGAACTGTGCGAACTACTGAAAAATTCCCCCCAAGAACTACAACAAGAACTGTTAATGCTGCTAACAGATAGAGTTCCCCCCGGTGTAGACGAAGCAGCGTATGTAAAAGCGGGATTTCTAACCGCCATTGCCAAAGGAGACATTACCTCTCCCGTCATTTCTCCCTTAGAAGCAGTAAAACTTTTGGGGACGATGGTAGGCGGTTACAACGTACACTCGCTCATCGAACTACTTAAATCGAGAGACACCGATATTGCCTCGGTTGCGGCAGAGGCACTTAGTAAAACCCTACTCGTCTTTGATGCCTTTAACGAAATTCTGGAATTGTCCGAAACCAATCCCTACGCCAAACAAGTCATCGACTCTTGGGCGAATGGCGAATGGTTTATTGCCCGTCCCAAGCTACCAGAAGCGATTACAGTAACCGTTTTCAAAGTACCGGGAGAAACCAACACCGACGACTTATCCCCCGCGCCCCACGCCACCACTCGCCCCGATATTCCCCTCCACGCTACGGTCATGTTAGAGACGCGGATGCCTGGGGCATTAGATACCATTGCCGAACTGAAGAAAAAAGGTCATCCCGTTGCCTATGTCGGCGACGTAGTTGGGACGGGTTCCTCTCGTAAATCTGCCATTAACTCCGTCCTGTGGCATATCGGTCAAGATATTCCCTACGTTCCTAACAAGCGGTCGGGAGGATATATCTTAGGCGGGAAAATTGCGCCAATTTTCTTTAATACCGCCGAAGATTCCGGTGCGTTGCCCATCGAATGCGACGTGACCAAGATGAATACGGGGAATGTCATTACCATTTATCCCTACAAAGGCGAGATTACCAACAAAGCAGGAGAAATCATTTCAACCTTCACCCTCAAACCCGAAACCATCCTCGATGAAGTGCGTGCCGGAGGACGCATTCCCTTACTCATCGGACGCAGCTTAACCGATAAAACCCGCCATGCTTTGGGACTAAAACCCAGTCCTCTCTTCGTCCGTCCCAAAATGCCAGAAGATACGGGCAAAGGTTTTACCTTGGCCCAGAAAATGGTCGGCAAAGCTTGCGGTTTACCCGGCGTTCGTCCGGGGACCTCTTGCGAACCGATTATGACTACAGTAGGGTCGCAGGATACGACGGGTCCCATGACGCGGGATGAATTGAAAGAACTTGCTTGTCTTGGATTTAGTGCCGACTTGGTGTTACAGAGTTTCTGTCACACCGCTGCCTATCCCAAACCCGTTGATATTAAAACTCACCACGAACTGCCTGATTTCTTTGCCACTCGCGGCGGTGTCGCGTTGCGTCCCGGCGACGGAATCATCCACTCCTGGTTAAACCGGATGTTATTACCCGATACCGTCGGTACGGGTGGCGATTCGCATACTCGTTTCCCCTTGGGCATTTCCTTCCCTGCTGGTTCCGGTTTAGTGGCATTCGCGGCAGCATTGGGGGTTATGCCTTTGGATATGCCAGAATCAGTGCTAGTGCGCTTTAGCGGAGAATTGCAACCCGGCGTGACGTTGCGGGATATCGTCAATGCCATCCCCTACGTTGCCATGCAACAAGGCAAGCTAACCGTCTCCAAGGAGAATAAGAAAAATGTCTTCAATGGACGCATTATGGAGATGGAAGGGCTGCCCGATTTGAAAGTCGAACAGGCATTTGAACTCACCGATGCAACGGCAGAACGGTCTTGTGGCGGCTGTACGATTAAACTGAGCATCGAGACGGTTTCTGAATATCTTCGTTCCAATGTTGCCCTACTCAAAAATATGGTGGCACGGGGATATCAAGATGCCCGTACCATTATGCGCCGCGTGGAAAAAATGGAGCAATGGTTGGCGAATCCCATCCTCATGGAAGCGGATGCAGATGCGGAATATGTCGATGTTATCGAAGTCAATTTAAGCGAGATTAAAGAACCCATTGTTGCTGCACCTAACGACCCCGATAATGTCAAATTAATGTCCGAATGCGCGGGCGACAAAATCGATGAAGTTTTCATCGGTTCTTGCATGACCAATATCGGTCACTATCGCGCGGCAGCTAAAATCTTGGAGGGGGCGGGTCATGTCAAAGTGCGCCTCTGGATTTGTCCGCCGACTCGCATGGATGAAAAACAACTCCGCGAAGAAGGAGTTTATGGGATTTTCGCGGCGGCAGGGGCACGAACTGAAATGCCCGGATGTTCTCTGTGCATGGGCAACCAAGCGCGAGTTGAAGATGGCGCGACAGTGTTTTCAACTTCTACCCGCAACTTCAACAACCGCATGGGGAAAGATGCGCGAGTCTATCTCGGTTCGGCGGAATTAGCTGCCGTTTGTGCCTTGTTGGGGCGCATTCCTACGGTTGAAGAATATATGTCGATTGTGGCAGAAAAAATTAATCCATTTGCAGGCGAGTTGTATCGCTATCTTAACTTCGACCAAATTGCAGGTTTTGAAGATGAAGGTCGTGTCATTCCCCTCGAAGAAATGCCCAAGATTGAGGATATTCTGGGGATTCCAGCAGGTACGCTGAAGTAG